In Alkalihalobacterium alkalinitrilicum, a genomic segment contains:
- the typA gene encoding translational GTPase TypA produces the protein MKLREDIRNIAIIAHVDHGKTTLVDQLLKQSGTFRENEQVDERAMDSNAIEKERGITILAKNTAINYNDKRINILDTPGHADFGGEVERIMKMVDSVLLVVDAYEGTMPQTRFVLKKALEQKLSPIVVVNKIDKPSARPVEVVDEVVDLLIDLGADEDQLEFPVVYASAINGTASENAEQQDEDMTSLFNAIIEHTPAPVDNSDEPLQFQVTMLDYSDYLGRIGIGRVFRGTMEVGHQVALMKLDGSVKQFRVTKIFGFLGLKRIEIQKAKAGDLIAVSGMEEINVGETVCPVDKQEALPILRIDEPTLQMTFLVNNSPFAGREGKHVTSRKLEERLKSQLETDVSLRVEDTDSPDAWTVSGRGELHLSILIENMRREGYELQVSKPEVIIREIDGVKSEPVERVQIDVPDEYTGSVMESLGARKGEMINMTNSGSGQVRLEFMVPARGLIGYTTEFLSQTRGYGIINHSFDSYQPMIQGQVGGRRQGVLVSMETGKASQYGIMQVEDRGQIFVEPATEIYEGMIVGEHNRENDITVNITKVKQATNIRSANKEQTVSMKKPRILSLEEALEYLNEDEYCEITPESIRLRKKVLDKNERERIIKKKKLANQSN, from the coding sequence ATGAAATTACGTGAAGATATTAGAAATATAGCCATTATTGCCCACGTTGACCATGGAAAAACGACGTTAGTAGACCAACTACTAAAACAATCAGGAACTTTCCGCGAAAATGAACAAGTTGACGAGAGAGCAATGGATTCAAATGCCATTGAAAAAGAGAGAGGCATTACGATTTTAGCAAAAAATACAGCGATTAATTACAATGACAAGCGAATTAATATTTTAGATACACCTGGTCACGCTGACTTCGGTGGTGAAGTTGAACGTATTATGAAGATGGTAGACAGTGTCTTATTGGTGGTCGACGCTTATGAAGGTACGATGCCACAAACAAGATTTGTTTTAAAAAAAGCATTAGAGCAAAAGTTAAGTCCGATTGTAGTTGTGAACAAAATTGATAAACCTTCTGCTCGTCCAGTAGAAGTCGTTGATGAAGTTGTTGACTTACTAATCGACTTAGGGGCAGATGAAGATCAATTAGAATTCCCTGTTGTTTATGCTTCTGCTATTAATGGAACAGCTAGTGAAAATGCAGAGCAGCAAGATGAAGATATGACTTCTTTATTTAATGCAATAATAGAACATACGCCTGCTCCTGTTGATAATAGTGATGAACCGCTTCAATTTCAAGTAACGATGCTTGACTATAGTGACTACTTAGGTCGTATCGGAATTGGGCGAGTTTTCCGTGGAACGATGGAGGTCGGTCATCAAGTAGCATTAATGAAACTAGATGGATCAGTTAAACAATTCCGAGTAACAAAAATCTTTGGTTTCTTAGGCTTAAAAAGAATCGAAATCCAAAAAGCAAAAGCTGGAGATTTAATCGCTGTTTCGGGAATGGAAGAAATTAATGTTGGTGAAACAGTATGTCCTGTTGATAAACAAGAAGCGTTACCAATTTTACGAATTGATGAACCGACATTACAAATGACCTTCCTAGTTAACAACAGTCCGTTTGCGGGTCGTGAAGGAAAACATGTAACAAGTCGTAAGCTAGAAGAACGTTTGAAATCTCAGCTTGAAACAGATGTTAGTCTTCGTGTTGAAGATACAGATTCACCTGATGCATGGACAGTTTCTGGTCGTGGTGAGCTTCACCTTTCCATATTAATTGAGAACATGCGTAGAGAAGGGTATGAATTGCAAGTATCGAAACCAGAAGTAATTATTCGTGAAATTGACGGAGTGAAGAGTGAGCCAGTTGAACGAGTTCAAATTGATGTTCCAGACGAGTATACTGGTTCTGTTATGGAATCACTTGGAGCACGAAAAGGTGAAATGATCAATATGACGAATAGTGGCTCAGGTCAAGTTCGTTTAGAGTTCATGGTTCCTGCACGTGGTCTTATTGGGTATACGACTGAGTTTCTATCGCAAACGCGTGGTTATGGTATTATTAACCATTCATTTGATTCTTACCAACCTATGATTCAAGGTCAAGTTGGTGGTCGTCGTCAAGGCGTGCTCGTTTCTATGGAAACTGGAAAAGCGAGTCAATATGGAATTATGCAAGTTGAAGATCGTGGACAAATTTTCGTCGAACCAGCAACGGAAATTTATGAGGGTATGATTGTTGGAGAACATAATCGTGAAAATGACATAACAGTTAACATTACAAAGGTGAAACAAGCAACAAATATCCGTTCTGCTAATAAAGAACAAACAGTGAGTATGAAGAAGCCGCGTATTTTATCATTAGAAGAAGCGCTTGAATATTTAAATGAAGATGAGTACTGTGAAATTACGCCAGAATCAATTCGCCTTCGTAAAAAGGTCTTAGATAAAAACGAACGGGAACGAATTATTAAAAAGAAGAAGTTGGCTAATCAGTCTAATTAA
- a CDS encoding PhoH family protein, protein MNKVYVLDTNVLLQDPHAIYAFEDNEVVIPAVVLEEVDSKKRYMDEIGRNARHFSKMMDSLRGKGKLHEGVVIETGGKVRVELNHRSFQKLKDSFAEMTNDNRIIAVALNLMIEEKEKEYGREVILVSKDALVRVKADALKIPSEDYLSDRVIQFNDVYPGYVEVYVEKEIVNQFFVDNEIAISELAKHPFYPHQFIIMKDALGGSSSALGKVEPDGKKVKPFQVDPDQVWGIKARNVQQKMALELLLRRDIPLVTLIGKAGTGKTLLSLASGLLQTEDLGLYKKLLVARPVIPVGKDIGFLPGEKEEKLRPWMQPIYDNLEYLFNTKKPGELDQILAGMGSIQVEALTYIRGRSIPDQFIIIDEAQNLTKHEVKTILTRVGERSKIVLMGDPKQIDHPYLDEYNNGLTYVVEKFKDQTISGHIKLEKGERSGLAQLAADLL, encoded by the coding sequence TTGAATAAAGTTTACGTCTTGGATACGAATGTATTACTACAAGATCCTCATGCGATTTATGCTTTTGAAGATAATGAAGTTGTCATACCAGCGGTCGTGTTAGAGGAAGTAGACTCAAAAAAGCGTTATATGGATGAGATTGGCCGCAACGCTAGGCATTTCTCAAAAATGATGGACAGCCTAAGAGGAAAGGGAAAATTGCATGAAGGAGTTGTTATTGAAACAGGTGGTAAGGTACGAGTTGAACTTAACCATCGCTCATTTCAAAAATTAAAAGACTCATTTGCAGAAATGACAAATGATAACCGTATTATTGCTGTTGCTCTTAATTTAATGATTGAAGAAAAGGAAAAGGAGTATGGCAGAGAAGTTATTCTTGTTAGTAAAGATGCGTTAGTCCGCGTAAAAGCAGACGCCTTAAAAATACCATCAGAGGATTATTTGAGTGATCGCGTAATTCAATTTAATGATGTCTACCCTGGTTATGTAGAAGTGTATGTTGAAAAAGAGATCGTCAATCAATTCTTCGTTGATAATGAGATTGCTATTTCAGAATTAGCGAAGCACCCCTTTTATCCTCACCAATTCATTATTATGAAAGATGCGCTCGGAGGTTCCAGTTCAGCTTTAGGAAAAGTTGAACCTGATGGAAAAAAAGTAAAACCATTTCAAGTTGACCCTGATCAAGTTTGGGGGATTAAAGCAAGAAATGTACAACAAAAAATGGCTCTTGAGCTCCTTCTCAGACGAGATATCCCGTTAGTAACATTAATTGGGAAAGCAGGAACAGGAAAGACCTTGCTATCTCTAGCTTCAGGTTTACTCCAGACAGAAGACTTAGGTTTATATAAAAAGTTATTAGTCGCGAGACCTGTCATTCCTGTAGGGAAAGATATCGGCTTTTTACCAGGTGAAAAAGAAGAAAAACTTAGACCGTGGATGCAGCCAATTTATGATAACTTAGAATACCTCTTTAATACTAAGAAGCCAGGAGAATTAGATCAAATATTAGCTGGAATGGGTTCCATTCAAGTAGAAGCATTAACATATATACGTGGTCGAAGTATACCAGATCAATTTATTATCATTGATGAGGCTCAGAATTTAACAAAGCATGAAGTGAAGACCATTCTTACTCGAGTTGGTGAACGAAGTAAAATTGTTCTTATGGGAGATCCAAAACAAATTGATCATCCATATTTAGATGAATATAATAATGGTTTAACCTACGTGGTGGAAAAGTTCAAGGATCAAACGATTAGTGGGCATATTAAGCTTGAAAAAGGTGAACGCTCTGGGTTAGCTCAGCTTGCTGCAGATTTACTTTAA
- a CDS encoding YlaI family protein: protein MRVKCVICDKIDKIEDFSPLAKKLRNRPIHTYLCNECADRISDRTEERKASGNFRLYRPKKTENDW from the coding sequence ATGAGAGTTAAATGCGTTATATGTGATAAGATTGACAAAATAGAAGACTTTAGTCCATTAGCTAAAAAGCTACGAAATCGGCCTATTCATACCTATTTGTGTAATGAATGTGCAGACCGTATATCAGACCGAACCGAAGAAAGAAAAGCTTCTGGAAACTTTCGATTATACAGACCAAAAAAAACAGAAAACGACTGGTGA
- a CDS encoding YlaH-like family protein — protein MEERPEIDIEALSWLPRIVAENPQMGLWVYLAIVALSILVFNLGFARKLPVLKLVIVYVALFVGCIIMFFLALMGAPIIEVLLISTVILGIYKLRMLQRKREEARG, from the coding sequence ATGGAAGAAAGACCTGAAATTGATATTGAGGCATTATCATGGTTACCACGAATAGTTGCTGAAAACCCACAAATGGGTCTTTGGGTGTATTTGGCTATTGTCGCCTTATCGATCTTAGTGTTTAACCTGGGATTTGCTCGTAAGCTTCCAGTTTTAAAGTTAGTTATAGTTTATGTGGCACTTTTCGTCGGCTGTATTATCATGTTTTTCTTAGCTTTAATGGGAGCTCCAATTATTGAGGTACTGTTAATTTCAACGGTAATTCTAGGTATTTATAAGTTAAGAATGCTGCAAAGAAAACGTGAAGAGGCAAGAGGGTAA
- a CDS encoding YlaN family protein, giving the protein MNTMTGHIEKAYALLKSDAEKIQKLIEVQMENLTMPQCPLYEEVLDTQMFGLSREIDFATRLDLIDEETGKQILSDLERRLAALHEATTKK; this is encoded by the coding sequence ATGAACACGATGACAGGACATATCGAGAAAGCATATGCCCTTCTTAAATCGGATGCAGAAAAAATCCAAAAACTCATAGAAGTACAGATGGAGAATTTAACAATGCCTCAATGTCCTCTTTATGAGGAAGTTTTAGATACACAAATGTTTGGACTTTCAAGAGAAATTGATTTTGCGACCCGGTTAGATTTAATTGATGAGGAAACAGGTAAGCAAATTCTATCTGATTTAGAACGGCGACTTGCTGCATTACATGAAGCGACAACTAAGAAATAA
- a CDS encoding inositol monophosphatase family protein produces the protein MNEYDWHKIKELAITWVKEASNQLKASLEETIHVETKSSPDDLVTEMDRKIEQYFLQKIQMNFPNHAFLGEEGISSEEFDNRDTIWIIDPIDGTTNFVHQQYNFAICVAVYHKGEGKVGIIYDVMNDELFHAVAGQGAFRNEERLESLAPVKVDKAIIGLNARWLLYKGKAFQPIVVDLVRQVRGVRSYGSAALEMAYVASGRLDGYISLRLSPWDFAAALVLLNEVGGCYSTFYGEPLAILKASSVFVGKPQFHDVVIRKFVQKELNS, from the coding sequence ATGAATGAATATGATTGGCATAAAATAAAGGAATTGGCGATCACATGGGTAAAGGAAGCAAGTAATCAATTAAAGGCATCATTAGAAGAAACAATACATGTTGAAACAAAGTCTAGCCCTGATGATCTTGTTACTGAAATGGACCGTAAAATAGAACAATATTTCCTTCAAAAAATTCAAATGAACTTTCCGAATCATGCCTTTCTAGGAGAAGAGGGTATTAGTAGTGAGGAATTTGATAATCGTGATACAATCTGGATTATTGATCCCATTGATGGGACGACGAACTTCGTTCATCAACAATATAATTTTGCTATCTGTGTCGCCGTTTACCATAAAGGGGAAGGGAAGGTCGGTATCATTTATGATGTCATGAATGATGAGTTGTTTCATGCAGTGGCAGGGCAAGGTGCATTTAGAAATGAAGAGCGATTAGAATCTTTAGCCCCTGTGAAGGTGGACAAAGCAATTATTGGACTGAATGCGCGATGGCTTCTATATAAAGGTAAAGCGTTTCAACCTATAGTTGTCGATTTAGTCCGACAAGTTAGAGGGGTTCGCTCCTACGGTTCTGCTGCTTTGGAAATGGCATATGTAGCATCTGGACGCTTGGACGGTTATATTAGTTTGAGATTATCCCCTTGGGATTTTGCGGCTGCCCTCGTCTTACTTAATGAAGTAGGTGGATGTTATTCTACTTTTTATGGTGAGCCTTTAGCTATCTTAAAAGCAAGTTCAGTATTTGTAGGTAAACCGCAATTTCATGACGTTGTCATACGTAAATTTGTACAAAAAGAATTAAATTCATGA
- a CDS encoding YktB family protein, translating into MSFTGFTQEDFDVFIIEGLEPRMDQLKEKIRPKLEALGHHFAPTLSSLVGDEMFYHVAKHARRKVNPPKDTWVAIANSNRGYKMLPHFQIGLFETHLFVWFAVIYECPIKQQFAEQLLSEIKNVQQQIPDHFVWSGDHTKPEATSHREADLQALFERLRDVKKAEILCGIHIDRNDPVISDGEKLIQKINKTFTTLSPLYRLTTPVHK; encoded by the coding sequence ATGTCATTTACTGGATTTACCCAAGAAGACTTTGATGTTTTTATAATTGAAGGATTAGAACCTCGAATGGATCAACTAAAGGAGAAAATTCGTCCTAAACTAGAAGCATTAGGTCATCATTTTGCACCGACTTTATCATCATTAGTTGGTGATGAAATGTTTTATCATGTCGCAAAACATGCAAGAAGAAAAGTAAACCCACCGAAAGACACTTGGGTCGCAATTGCAAATAGCAATCGAGGGTATAAAATGCTCCCTCATTTTCAAATTGGCTTGTTTGAGACGCATTTATTTGTCTGGTTTGCTGTTATTTACGAATGCCCAATCAAGCAACAATTTGCTGAGCAATTATTATCAGAAATAAAAAACGTCCAACAACAAATACCTGATCATTTTGTTTGGTCTGGCGATCATACAAAACCTGAAGCAACCTCTCATAGAGAAGCTGATTTACAAGCGTTATTTGAACGCCTACGTGATGTTAAAAAAGCTGAAATTTTATGTGGAATACATATTGATCGAAATGATCCAGTCATCTCAGACGGCGAAAAACTAATTCAAAAAATAAATAAGACATTTACAACACTCTCACCACTTTATCGATTAACTACCCCTGTTCACAAATAG
- a CDS encoding pyridoxamine 5'-phosphate oxidase family protein: MGNQVEPKLTEELLPLLQSERFVTLATVDYETGTPNVNAISWVFAPSQEKVRFAVDNRSRIVENINKHNGVTLNLIGNGSTYSIVGDAAVIKEKMDNVPLKLALVEITIKEVRDVMFYGSRIAVEPKYEKTYDATAAAKLDNQVMESMKQA; encoded by the coding sequence ATGGGAAACCAAGTAGAGCCTAAATTAACGGAAGAACTATTACCACTATTACAATCGGAGCGTTTTGTCACTCTAGCTACAGTTGATTATGAGACAGGTACACCAAATGTAAACGCAATTTCTTGGGTTTTTGCTCCTTCTCAAGAGAAAGTACGTTTCGCAGTAGATAATCGTTCAAGAATTGTTGAAAATATTAATAAGCATAATGGTGTAACTTTAAATCTGATAGGGAATGGATCTACATATTCTATAGTTGGCGACGCAGCTGTAATTAAAGAAAAGATGGATAATGTTCCTTTAAAGCTCGCTTTAGTAGAAATTACGATAAAAGAAGTTCGTGATGTGATGTTTTATGGCTCTCGAATTGCTGTTGAGCCTAAGTATGAAAAAACATATGATGCAACTGCTGCAGCGAAATTAGATAATCAAGTAATGGAATCAATGAAACAAGCTTAG
- the ltrA gene encoding group II intron reverse transcriptase/maturase — protein MRETKPFSISKNAVLTAFERVKANKGTYGTDEQSIESFELDLKNNLYKLWNRMSSGSYFPKPVKAVAIPKKNGGTRTLGIPTVEDRVAQMVAKLYFEPTVEKLFYEDSHGYRPNKSAIQAIEATRKRCWRKDWVLEFDIKGLFDNIRHDYLIEMVKRHTNQEWVILYIQRWLTTPFQMEDGTLAERTSGTPQGGVISPVLANLFLHYTFDDFMAKEFPSIPWARYADDGIAHCTSLKQAKYLQRRLEERFQLFGLELNLEKTKIVYCKDDDRQRNYPTITFDFLGYTFRPRHSKNKYGKFFTNFLPAIADKAKKAIRKEVRSWRLQLKADKTLQDISNMFNKKIQGWINYYGHFYKSEMYSVLRYINSCLVKWVRRKYKKRKHRRRAEYWLGAIARRERKLFAHWKYGLLPAMNNGSRMS, from the coding sequence ATGCGAGAAACAAAACCGTTTAGTATTTCAAAGAATGCAGTTCTGACTGCATTTGAACGAGTAAAAGCCAATAAAGGGACATACGGGACTGATGAACAGTCTATTGAAAGTTTCGAACTAGACTTGAAGAATAATCTGTACAAACTATGGAATCGTATGTCCTCAGGAAGCTATTTTCCAAAACCAGTAAAAGCAGTAGCTATTCCCAAAAAGAATGGTGGAACAAGAACACTTGGAATACCTACAGTCGAAGATCGAGTGGCACAGATGGTTGCGAAACTATATTTTGAACCAACAGTGGAAAAATTGTTTTATGAAGATTCTCATGGATACCGACCAAACAAATCGGCAATCCAAGCGATCGAGGCTACAAGGAAAAGATGTTGGCGAAAAGACTGGGTGCTAGAGTTCGATATTAAGGGACTGTTTGATAATATCCGACATGATTACCTCATTGAAATGGTAAAACGACATACAAATCAAGAATGGGTCATCTTATATATACAAAGATGGCTAACTACCCCTTTTCAAATGGAGGACGGGACGTTAGCAGAGCGAACTTCTGGCACTCCGCAAGGAGGAGTCATCAGTCCAGTTCTTGCGAATCTATTTCTTCATTATACATTTGATGATTTTATGGCGAAGGAATTTCCAAGTATTCCTTGGGCAAGATACGCCGATGATGGAATAGCACATTGTACTTCATTGAAACAAGCAAAATATCTTCAACGAAGACTGGAAGAAAGATTTCAATTATTTGGATTGGAGTTGAACTTGGAGAAAACGAAAATTGTCTACTGTAAAGATGATGATAGACAACGGAACTATCCGACTATTACTTTTGATTTTCTCGGATACACATTTCGACCAAGACACTCAAAGAACAAATATGGAAAATTCTTCACAAACTTCTTACCAGCTATTGCTGATAAGGCAAAGAAAGCAATCAGAAAAGAAGTGAGAAGTTGGCGATTACAGCTCAAAGCAGATAAAACTCTGCAGGATATTTCCAACATGTTTAATAAGAAAATCCAAGGATGGATTAATTATTATGGACATTTCTATAAATCAGAAATGTATAGTGTATTGCGTTACATCAATAGCTGCTTGGTAAAATGGGTTCGCCGAAAATACAAGAAGCGAAAACATCGAAGAAGAGCAGAATATTGGTTAGGAGCTATTGCTCGGCGAGAACGCAAATTATTTGCGCATTGGAAATATGGATTACTACCGGCAATGAATAATGGGAGCCGTATGAGCTGA
- a CDS encoding DUF5325 family protein yields MKKENVLFLTLAIVTVIGIMAIGVAIAERSIFIGLLSLIGITAACGIGFSLKKKLRETEEI; encoded by the coding sequence GTGAAAAAAGAAAACGTACTTTTTTTAACGCTTGCTATTGTAACCGTGATCGGTATTATGGCTATAGGTGTTGCAATCGCTGAACGTAGTATTTTTATCGGCTTACTTTCACTAATTGGCATTACAGCTGCTTGCGGAATTGGTTTCTCACTAAAAAAGAAACTTAGAGAAACCGAAGAAATATAA
- a CDS encoding UPF0223 family protein — protein MDMPMSLDWSKEEVIDIMAFFQAVEDAHGSGVERAKLLSLYRRFKEIVPSKSEEKQLFKQYERESRVSCYHVIKKAKENEENPKIKM, from the coding sequence ATGGATATGCCAATGTCCTTAGATTGGAGTAAAGAAGAGGTAATTGATATTATGGCTTTCTTTCAAGCGGTCGAAGACGCTCACGGAAGTGGAGTAGAACGAGCAAAATTATTATCACTATACCGGCGCTTTAAGGAGATTGTTCCTTCAAAGAGCGAAGAGAAACAGCTATTTAAACAATATGAGCGAGAGTCTAGGGTTTCTTGCTATCATGTAATAAAAAAAGCAAAAGAAAATGAAGAGAATCCAAAAATAAAAATGTAA
- the glsA gene encoding glutaminase A, whose product MNCYQKEDLIKMVEDAKQLTQKGKVADYIPALGEADPSTLAVAIYSGERECIYAGNIDEVFTLQSISKVLTLALALMDRGADYVFQRVGMEPTGDPFNSISKLESSVPSKPLNPMINAGALAVTDMLVGNTIEDKLERLLNFIRQLTGNDRITYNPVVAQSEFETADLNRSLCYFMRQHGIVESNVEQLINLYTKHCAIEMNCNDLAKLGFVIGNEGRDPNSDQNIIPLEIARIVKTFMVTCGMYNASGEFAIKVGIPAKSGVSGGILGSVPHGVGIGIYGPALDDKGNSIGGLRLLELIAKQSNLSIF is encoded by the coding sequence GTGAATTGTTATCAAAAAGAAGATTTGATTAAAATGGTAGAAGACGCTAAACAGTTAACTCAGAAAGGGAAAGTTGCAGATTACATACCAGCTTTAGGTGAAGCAGATCCATCTACATTAGCTGTAGCTATATATAGTGGAGAGCGAGAATGTATCTATGCAGGGAATATAGATGAAGTTTTCACATTACAAAGTATTTCTAAAGTGTTAACACTGGCTCTAGCACTTATGGACCGTGGAGCTGATTACGTGTTCCAAAGAGTAGGGATGGAACCAACAGGTGATCCATTCAATTCTATTTCTAAACTAGAATCGAGTGTTCCATCGAAACCTCTAAATCCGATGATTAATGCTGGGGCATTAGCAGTTACTGATATGTTGGTTGGAAACACGATAGAAGATAAACTTGAACGTTTATTGAATTTTATTCGTCAGCTAACAGGAAATGATCGTATAACCTATAATCCAGTTGTTGCTCAATCAGAATTTGAAACCGCCGACTTAAATCGGTCGTTATGCTATTTTATGAGACAACATGGTATTGTAGAATCTAATGTTGAACAACTAATCAATCTATATACGAAGCATTGTGCAATTGAAATGAACTGTAACGATTTAGCAAAGTTAGGATTTGTTATAGGAAATGAAGGAAGAGACCCTAATTCAGATCAAAATATTATTCCTTTAGAAATTGCGAGAATTGTGAAGACGTTTATGGTAACTTGTGGCATGTATAATGCCTCTGGAGAATTTGCCATTAAAGTAGGAATACCTGCAAAAAGTGGAGTGTCAGGTGGGATTCTTGGTTCAGTACCGCATGGAGTTGGAATTGGTATTTATGGTCCTGCACTTGACGATAAAGGGAATAGTATTGGTGGTTTAAGGTTATTAGAATTAATAGCAAAACAAAGTAATTTAAGTATTTTTTAA